Proteins encoded together in one Schumannella luteola window:
- a CDS encoding nucleoside/nucleotide kinase family protein, which yields MPSPEIPGLDALVARALDLLHGSPAAPGRSRTRVLIGIAGSPGAGKTTLAKALVARLGEREDGIAGYLPLDGFHLANATLDRLGIHDRKGAIDTFDGWGFVGLLERVRRELDHTVYAPSFRREVDEGVAGEIAVEPEHRIVVVEGNYLLDDAEPWDEIVALLDEAWFCAAPDDARVERLVDRHTRHGRSVEAATAWAHDVDGVNAERIERSASRAVLRVSGVDGRILAPLD from the coding sequence GTGCCCTCACCCGAGATCCCTGGACTCGACGCTCTCGTCGCTCGTGCACTCGATCTGCTTCACGGCTCCCCCGCCGCACCCGGCCGGTCACGCACCCGCGTGCTGATCGGCATCGCCGGCAGCCCCGGCGCCGGCAAGACGACCCTCGCGAAGGCGCTCGTCGCCCGACTCGGCGAGCGCGAGGACGGGATCGCGGGGTACCTGCCACTCGACGGCTTCCACCTCGCCAACGCCACGCTCGACCGGCTCGGGATCCACGACCGCAAGGGCGCCATCGACACCTTCGACGGCTGGGGCTTCGTGGGCCTGCTCGAGCGGGTGCGCCGCGAGCTCGACCACACCGTCTACGCGCCCAGCTTCCGCCGCGAGGTGGATGAGGGCGTCGCCGGCGAGATCGCCGTCGAGCCCGAGCACCGCATCGTGGTCGTCGAGGGCAACTACCTGCTCGACGACGCCGAGCCGTGGGACGAGATCGTCGCCCTGCTCGACGAGGCCTGGTTCTGTGCGGCGCCCGACGACGCCCGGGTCGAACGGCTCGTCGACCGGCACACGCGCCACGGGCGCAGCGTCGAGGCGGCCACCGCCTGGGCGCACGACGTCGACGGCGTCAATGCCGAGCGCATCGAGCGCAGCGCCTCGCGCGCGGTGCTGCGCGTCTCGGGCGTCGACGGCCGCATCCTCGCGCCGCTCGACTGA
- a CDS encoding carbohydrate ABC transporter permease: MTAIDEPGIRRATAISEREVKRQERAARNKLTSKGATIAAIIIAIIWTIPTFGLFVTSFRPGADSSSSGWWTVFTNPSFTLDNYFSALTSGGTALTLGQSFINSLAIAIPATLIPIAVASLAAYAFAWIPFKGRSVAFVAVFALQIVPIQMALVPLLSLFSRGLTINGVSVFPGFDLRDADHSFATVWIAHAVFAMPLAIFLLHNFISEIPGEIIEAARVDGAGHGQIFFRLILPLAMPAIASFAIFQFLWVWNDLLVATIFAPSSSLPLTQTLNSLSGSWGAQWYLQSAGAFISIIVPLVVFFSLQRFFVRGLLAGATKG, from the coding sequence ATGACCGCCATCGACGAGCCCGGAATCCGTCGGGCGACGGCGATCTCGGAGCGCGAGGTCAAGCGCCAGGAGCGCGCCGCGCGCAACAAGCTCACCTCGAAGGGCGCCACGATCGCGGCGATCATCATCGCGATCATCTGGACGATCCCGACCTTCGGCCTCTTCGTGACCTCGTTCCGACCCGGCGCCGACTCGTCGTCGTCCGGCTGGTGGACGGTCTTCACGAACCCGTCGTTCACGCTCGACAACTACTTCTCGGCGCTGACCTCGGGCGGCACCGCGCTGACCCTCGGGCAGTCGTTCATCAACTCGCTGGCGATCGCGATCCCGGCGACGCTCATCCCGATCGCGGTGGCCTCGCTCGCGGCGTACGCCTTCGCGTGGATCCCGTTCAAGGGCCGCAGCGTCGCCTTCGTCGCGGTGTTCGCTCTGCAGATCGTGCCGATCCAGATGGCGCTGGTGCCGCTGCTCAGCCTGTTCTCGCGAGGTCTCACGATCAACGGCGTGAGCGTGTTCCCCGGCTTCGACCTGCGCGACGCCGACCACAGCTTCGCGACCGTGTGGATCGCGCACGCCGTCTTCGCGATGCCGCTGGCGATCTTCCTGCTGCACAACTTCATCAGCGAGATCCCCGGCGAGATCATCGAGGCGGCTCGGGTGGATGGCGCGGGTCACGGGCAGATCTTCTTCCGCCTGATCCTGCCGCTGGCGATGCCGGCGATCGCCTCGTTCGCGATCTTCCAGTTCCTCTGGGTCTGGAACGACCTGCTGGTGGCGACGATCTTCGCGCCCTCGTCATCCCTGCCGCTGACGCAGACGCTGAACTCGCTCTCCGGTTCGTGGGGTGCTCAGTGGTACCTGCAGTCGGCGGGCGCGTTCATCTCGATCATCGTGCCGCTGGTCGTCTTCTTCTCGCTGCAGCGCTTCTTCGTGCGCGGCCTGCTGGCGGGCGCGACGAAGGGCTGA
- a CDS encoding carbohydrate ABC transporter permease has product MAVLSPGVTRRRRIPRSVTGAIVAVAAVGIVALFLVLVTRPAVSGAAPTSLGFSLNSFFRFLGGLHPLVQIPIMVVAFAAVVAIILVLIEFAPRPGPGYFVLRLAACFIIPVIAFMMLRPLQNATLYVVGIALLAGALLFFADYRAREGSGYVFQLVIFLAPAALLLILGLVYPALSTIWQSFFDKTGKTFVGLENYAWTFTNPDGFWSVINTLIWALIAPVISTLIGLVYAVFIDKARGEKFLKVLVFMPVAISFVGAGIIWKFVYDFREGQQIGLLNAIVTGLGGQPVSWLSNEVLNTFCLLLVFIWTQTGFAMVILSAAIKGVPTEQIEAARLDGANAWEVFRNVTVPGIRSSVIVVLTTITIASLKVYDIVAVMTGGRNNSTVLGFEMVNQQQRFQSYGHSSALAVVLFLFVLPLIIYNVRQMRKQKEVR; this is encoded by the coding sequence ATGGCCGTCCTCAGTCCGGGCGTCACCCGACGCCGTCGCATCCCCCGCAGCGTGACGGGGGCGATCGTGGCGGTGGCCGCGGTCGGGATCGTCGCGCTTTTCCTCGTGCTGGTCACTCGACCCGCCGTCTCCGGAGCGGCGCCGACGTCGCTCGGCTTCTCGCTCAACAGCTTCTTCCGCTTCCTCGGCGGGCTGCACCCGCTGGTTCAGATCCCGATCATGGTGGTCGCCTTCGCCGCAGTGGTGGCGATCATCCTCGTGCTCATCGAGTTCGCGCCCCGCCCGGGCCCGGGCTACTTCGTGCTGCGACTGGCCGCGTGCTTCATCATCCCGGTGATCGCGTTCATGATGCTGCGGCCGCTGCAGAACGCGACGCTCTACGTCGTCGGCATCGCGCTGCTCGCCGGTGCTCTGCTGTTCTTCGCCGACTATCGGGCTCGCGAGGGATCGGGCTACGTCTTCCAGCTGGTGATCTTCCTGGCCCCGGCGGCGCTGCTGCTGATCCTCGGTCTGGTGTATCCGGCGCTCTCGACGATCTGGCAGTCGTTCTTCGACAAGACCGGCAAGACCTTCGTCGGCCTCGAGAACTACGCCTGGACCTTCACGAACCCCGACGGCTTCTGGTCGGTCATCAACACGCTGATCTGGGCGCTCATCGCGCCGGTCATCTCGACGCTGATCGGCCTCGTCTACGCGGTCTTCATCGACAAGGCGCGCGGCGAGAAGTTCCTCAAGGTGCTCGTCTTCATGCCGGTCGCGATCTCCTTCGTCGGCGCCGGCATCATCTGGAAGTTCGTCTACGACTTCCGCGAGGGCCAGCAGATCGGACTGCTGAACGCGATCGTCACCGGGCTCGGCGGCCAGCCGGTGTCGTGGCTGTCGAACGAGGTGCTCAACACCTTCTGCCTGCTGCTCGTCTTCATCTGGACGCAGACCGGCTTCGCCATGGTGATCCTCTCGGCGGCCATCAAGGGCGTGCCGACGGAGCAGATCGAGGCGGCCCGACTGGATGGCGCGAACGCCTGGGAGGTCTTCCGCAACGTGACCGTGCCCGGCATCCGCTCGTCGGTGATCGTGGTGCTGACGACGATCACGATCGCGTCGCTCAAGGTCTACGACATCGTCGCGGTCATGACCGGCGGTCGGAACAACTCGACCGTGCTGGGCTTCGAGATGGTCAACCAGCAGCAGCGGTTCCAGAGCTACGGGCACTCCTCGGCGCTGGCCGTGGTGCTGTTCCTCTTCGTGCTGCCGCTGATCATCTACAACGTGCGACAGATGCGCAAGCAGAAGGAGGTGCGCTGA
- a CDS encoding ABC transporter substrate-binding protein — protein MSNWTRRRRLLVPMAFAGAAALILAGCAESSGDGGSGKTTVEISGGITGGEADALNKSFDQFTKDTGIKVKYTGDKSFEGNIVTKVTGGSAPDIAIVPQPGLLKSLIGTGEVKEASDAVSKNVDKYWGEDWKAYGTDDGKFYAAPMLANLKGYVWYSPAKFKEWGVEVPQTWDELISLTKTITEKSGGPSWCAGFASDAASGWPGTDWIEDLVLRQAGPDTYDDWVSGKVKFTDPQIKKAFDSVGQILLDPQYVNAGFGDVKSINSTAFADVAAKVADGSCPMTHQASFLSSNFLETKNAAGETTKVAPDGDVYAFVLPGEEAGQKSVEAGGEFVTGFSDDANVQKVIEYMSTPEWANARVKLGGVVSANKGADPTLASSEFLTETMKTLQSDDTTVRFDASDLMPATVGSGSFWKGMVNWIDGTPTDKVLADIQAGYDN, from the coding sequence ATGAGCAACTGGACTCGACGACGCCGGCTTCTCGTGCCGATGGCGTTCGCCGGCGCTGCAGCGCTGATTCTGGCGGGATGCGCGGAGAGCAGCGGGGACGGTGGCTCTGGCAAGACCACCGTCGAGATCTCCGGCGGCATCACGGGCGGTGAAGCCGACGCCCTGAACAAGTCCTTCGACCAGTTCACCAAGGACACCGGCATCAAGGTCAAGTACACCGGTGACAAGAGCTTCGAGGGCAACATCGTCACGAAGGTGACGGGCGGATCCGCCCCGGACATCGCGATCGTGCCGCAGCCCGGTCTGCTGAAGAGCCTCATCGGCACCGGCGAGGTCAAGGAGGCGAGCGACGCCGTCTCGAAGAACGTCGACAAGTACTGGGGTGAGGACTGGAAGGCCTACGGCACGGACGACGGCAAGTTCTACGCCGCGCCGATGCTCGCCAACCTGAAGGGCTACGTCTGGTACTCGCCGGCGAAGTTCAAGGAGTGGGGCGTCGAGGTCCCGCAGACCTGGGACGAGCTGATCTCCCTGACCAAGACGATCACCGAGAAGAGCGGCGGTCCCTCGTGGTGCGCCGGCTTCGCCTCCGACGCCGCGTCCGGCTGGCCCGGCACGGACTGGATCGAGGACCTCGTCCTTCGTCAGGCCGGCCCTGACACCTACGACGACTGGGTGTCCGGCAAGGTCAAGTTCACCGACCCGCAGATCAAGAAGGCCTTCGATTCCGTCGGTCAGATCCTGCTCGACCCGCAGTACGTCAACGCGGGCTTCGGCGACGTGAAGAGCATCAACTCGACCGCGTTCGCTGACGTGGCCGCCAAGGTCGCCGACGGCAGCTGCCCGATGACCCACCAGGCGTCGTTCCTCTCGTCGAACTTCCTCGAGACCAAGAACGCGGCGGGCGAGACCACCAAGGTCGCTCCTGACGGCGATGTCTACGCCTTCGTGCTCCCCGGCGAGGAGGCCGGCCAGAAGTCGGTCGAGGCCGGTGGCGAGTTCGTCACCGGATTCTCCGACGACGCGAACGTGCAGAAGGTCATCGAGTACATGTCGACCCCGGAGTGGGCGAACGCCCGCGTGAAGCTGGGCGGCGTGGTCTCGGCCAACAAGGGCGCCGACCCGACCCTGGCCTCGAGCGAGTTCCTCACCGAGACGATGAAGACGCTGCAGAGCGACGACACCACGGTGCGCTTCGACGCCTCCGACCTGATGCCGGCGACCGTCGGCTCGGGATCGTTCTGGAAGGGGATGGTCAACTGGATCGACGGCACCCCGACCGACAAGGTGCTGGCCGACATCCAGGCGGGTTACGACAACTGA
- the tuf gene encoding elongation factor Tu gives MAKAKFERTKPHVNIGTIGHVDHGKTTLTAAISKVLADKYPSDTNVKRDFASIDSAPEERQRGITINISHVEYETPKRHYAHVDAPGHADYIKNMITGAAQMDGAILVVAATDGPMAQTREHVLLAKQVGVPYLLVALNKSDMVDDEEILELVELEVRELLSSQDFDGDNAPVVRVSGLKALEGDEKWAQSVLDLMEAVDDNIPDPVRDKDKPFLMPIEDVFTITGRGTVVTGRAERGTLAINSEVEIVGIRPTQKTTVTGIEMFHKQLDEAWAGENCGLLLRGTKREDVERGQVVVKPGSVTPHTNFEGTAYILSKDEGGRHNPFYANYRPQFYFRTTDVTGVITLPEGTEMVMPGDTTDMTVELIQPIAMEEGLGFAIREGGRTVGAGKVTKINK, from the coding sequence GTGGCTAAGGCCAAGTTCGAGCGGACCAAGCCGCACGTCAACATCGGAACGATCGGTCACGTCGACCACGGCAAGACCACGCTCACCGCTGCCATCTCGAAGGTGCTCGCCGACAAGTACCCGTCGGACACCAACGTGAAGCGCGACTTCGCTTCGATCGACTCCGCTCCCGAGGAGCGCCAGCGCGGCATCACGATCAACATCTCGCACGTCGAGTACGAGACGCCGAAGCGCCACTACGCGCACGTCGACGCCCCGGGTCACGCTGACTACATCAAGAACATGATCACCGGTGCCGCTCAGATGGACGGCGCGATCCTCGTGGTCGCGGCGACCGACGGCCCGATGGCTCAGACCCGCGAGCACGTTCTGCTCGCCAAGCAGGTTGGTGTGCCGTACCTGCTCGTCGCGCTGAACAAGTCGGACATGGTCGACGACGAGGAGATCCTGGAGCTCGTCGAGCTCGAGGTTCGCGAGCTCCTCTCCTCGCAGGACTTCGATGGCGACAACGCCCCCGTCGTCCGCGTCTCGGGCCTCAAGGCTCTCGAGGGCGACGAGAAGTGGGCCCAGTCGGTCCTCGACCTCATGGAGGCCGTCGACGACAACATCCCCGACCCGGTGCGTGACAAGGACAAGCCGTTCCTCATGCCCATCGAGGACGTCTTCACCATCACCGGTCGTGGAACGGTCGTCACCGGCCGCGCCGAGCGTGGCACCCTCGCCATCAACTCCGAGGTCGAGATCGTCGGCATCCGCCCGACGCAGAAGACCACGGTCACGGGTATCGAGATGTTCCACAAGCAGCTCGACGAGGCCTGGGCCGGCGAGAACTGTGGTCTGCTCCTCCGCGGCACCAAGCGCGAGGATGTCGAGCGCGGTCAGGTCGTCGTGAAGCCGGGTTCGGTCACGCCGCACACGAACTTCGAGGGCACCGCGTACATCCTGTCGAAGGATGAGGGTGGGCGTCACAACCCGTTCTACGCGAACTACCGCCCGCAGTTCTACTTCCGCACCACCGACGTCACCGGCGTCATCACGCTGCCCGAGGGCACCGAGATGGTCATGCCCGGCGACACCACCGACATGACGGTCGAGCTGATCCAGCCCATCGCCATGGAGGAGGGCCTCGGCTTCGCCATCCGTGAGGGTGGCCGCACCGTGGGCGCCGGCAAGGTCACCAAGATCAACAAGTAA
- the fusA gene encoding elongation factor G codes for MAQDVLTDLNKVRNFGIMAHIDAGKTTTTERILFYTGITHKIGEVHDGAATMDWMAQEQERGITITSAATTAFWKGTQLNIIDTPGHVDFTVEVERNLRVLDGAVAVFDGKEGVEPQSETVWRQADKYDVPRICFVNKMDKLGADFYFTVDTIIKRLGAKPLVMQLPIGSESSFEGVVDLVEMNAKTWRGDAKGDVKMGAEYAVEEIPADLVEKANEYRQLLLETVAETDDALLEKFFGGEELTIDEIKGAVRKLVLDSAIYPVFCGSAFKNRGVQPMLDAVVDYLPSPLDVPAVEGHDVRDEEKVIERKADSAEPFSALAFKIMTHPFFGRLTYIRVYSGKLDSGAQIINSTKGKKERIGKIFQMHANKENPVDSVTAGHIYAVIGLKDTTTGDTLSDPSAQVILESMTFPEPVIEVAIEPKTKADQEKLGTAIQKLAEEDPTFRTEQNQETGQTIIKGMGELHLDILVDRMKREFNVEANVGKPQVAYRETLRRTVEKYDYTHKKQTGGSGQFAKVQISLEPLEVTPETSYEFVNAVTGGRVPREYIPSVDAGIQDAMQVGVLAGYPTVGVKATLIDGASHDVDSSEMAFKIAGSMAYKEAARRADPVILEPLMAVEVRTPEEYMGDVIGDLNSRRGQIQSMEDATGVKVVSAKVPLSEMFGYVGDLRSKTSGRAVYSMTFDSYSEVPKAVAEEIVQKAKGE; via the coding sequence GTGGCACAGGACGTGCTCACCGACCTCAACAAGGTCCGCAACTTCGGCATCATGGCGCACATCGATGCCGGCAAGACCACCACGACCGAGCGCATCCTGTTCTACACGGGCATCACCCACAAGATCGGCGAGGTGCACGATGGCGCCGCGACGATGGACTGGATGGCGCAGGAGCAGGAGCGCGGCATCACCATCACGTCGGCCGCGACGACCGCCTTCTGGAAGGGCACCCAGCTCAACATCATCGACACCCCCGGCCACGTGGACTTCACGGTCGAGGTCGAGCGCAACCTGCGCGTGCTCGATGGCGCCGTCGCCGTCTTCGACGGCAAGGAGGGCGTCGAGCCCCAGTCGGAGACCGTCTGGCGTCAGGCCGACAAGTACGACGTGCCCCGCATCTGCTTCGTCAACAAGATGGACAAGCTGGGCGCCGACTTCTACTTCACGGTCGACACCATCATCAAGCGCCTCGGCGCGAAGCCGCTGGTCATGCAGCTCCCGATCGGTTCGGAGTCCTCGTTCGAGGGCGTCGTCGACCTGGTCGAGATGAACGCCAAGACCTGGCGCGGCGACGCCAAGGGTGACGTGAAGATGGGCGCCGAGTACGCCGTCGAGGAGATCCCGGCCGACCTGGTCGAGAAGGCCAACGAGTACCGTCAGCTGCTGCTCGAGACCGTCGCCGAGACCGACGACGCGCTGCTCGAGAAGTTCTTCGGCGGCGAGGAGCTCACGATCGACGAGATCAAGGGCGCCGTGCGCAAGCTCGTGCTCGACTCGGCGATCTACCCCGTGTTCTGCGGCTCGGCCTTCAAGAACCGCGGCGTGCAGCCGATGCTCGACGCGGTCGTCGACTACCTCCCGTCGCCGCTCGACGTGCCCGCTGTCGAGGGCCACGACGTCCGCGACGAGGAGAAGGTCATCGAGCGCAAGGCCGACTCGGCCGAGCCCTTCTCGGCCCTCGCCTTCAAGATCATGACGCATCCGTTCTTCGGCCGTCTGACATACATCCGCGTCTACTCGGGCAAGCTCGACTCGGGCGCGCAGATCATCAACTCGACCAAGGGCAAGAAGGAGCGCATCGGGAAGATCTTCCAGATGCACGCCAACAAGGAGAACCCGGTCGACTCGGTCACCGCCGGTCACATCTACGCGGTCATCGGCCTGAAGGACACCACCACCGGTGACACCCTCAGCGACCCGAGCGCGCAGGTCATCCTCGAGTCGATGACGTTCCCCGAGCCCGTCATCGAGGTCGCCATCGAGCCGAAGACCAAGGCCGACCAGGAGAAGCTGGGCACCGCGATCCAGAAGCTGGCCGAAGAGGACCCGACGTTCCGCACCGAGCAGAACCAGGAGACCGGCCAGACCATCATCAAGGGCATGGGCGAGCTCCACCTCGACATCCTCGTCGACCGCATGAAGCGCGAGTTCAACGTCGAGGCCAACGTCGGCAAGCCCCAGGTGGCCTACCGCGAGACGCTGCGCCGCACGGTTGAGAAGTACGACTACACCCACAAGAAGCAGACCGGTGGATCCGGTCAGTTCGCGAAGGTGCAGATCTCGCTCGAGCCGCTCGAGGTCACCCCGGAGACCTCGTACGAGTTCGTGAACGCCGTCACCGGTGGTCGCGTTCCGCGCGAGTACATCCCCTCGGTGGATGCGGGCATCCAGGACGCCATGCAGGTCGGCGTTCTCGCCGGCTACCCCACCGTGGGTGTCAAGGCGACCCTGATCGATGGCGCGTCGCACGACGTCGACTCCTCGGAGATGGCGTTCAAGATCGCCGGCTCGATGGCCTACAAGGAGGCCGCTCGTCGTGCCGACCCGGTCATCCTCGAGCCGCTCATGGCCGTCGAGGTGCGCACGCCCGAGGAGTACATGGGCGACGTCATCGGCGACCTGAACTCGCGTCGTGGCCAGATCCAGTCGATGGAGGACGCCACCGGCGTCAAGGTCGTCTCGGCGAAGGTCCCGCTCTCGGAGATGTTCGGCTACGTCGGCGACCTGCGCTCGAAGACCTCGGGCCGCGCCGTCTACTCGATGACCTTCGACAGCTACTCCGAGGTCCCCAAGGCTGTGGCCGAGGAGATCGTGCAGAAGGCCAAGGGCGAGTAA
- the rpsG gene encoding 30S ribosomal protein S7 — protein MPRKGPAPKRPVVADPVYGAPIVSQLVNKILVDGKKGLAERIVYDALSGVGSKSGQDAVQVLKKALDNVRPTLEVKSRRVGGSTYQVPVEVKPHRANTLALRWLTSYAKSRREKTMTERLTNEILDASNGLGAAVKRREDTHKMAESNKAFAHYRW, from the coding sequence ATGCCTCGCAAGGGACCCGCTCCGAAGCGCCCCGTCGTCGCCGATCCGGTGTACGGCGCGCCCATCGTGAGCCAGCTCGTCAACAAGATCCTGGTCGATGGCAAGAAGGGCCTCGCCGAGCGCATCGTCTACGACGCGCTCTCCGGCGTCGGCTCGAAGTCCGGTCAGGATGCCGTCCAGGTTCTCAAGAAGGCGCTCGACAACGTGCGCCCCACCCTCGAGGTCAAGAGCCGCCGCGTCGGCGGCTCGACCTACCAGGTGCCGGTCGAGGTCAAGCCGCACCGCGCGAACACCCTCGCGCTGCGCTGGCTCACCTCGTACGCCAAGTCGCGTCGCGAGAAGACGATGACCGAGCGTCTGACCAACGAGATCCTCGACGCCTCGAACGGCCTCGGCGCCGCTGTGAAGCGTCGCGAGGACACCCACAAGATGGCCGAGTCGAACAAGGCCTTCGCGCACTACCGCTGGTAA
- the rpsL gene encoding 30S ribosomal protein S12 — MPTIQQLVRKGRTPKVVKTKAPALKANPQQRGVCTRVYTTTPKKPNSALRKVARVKLSNGTEVTAYIPGEGHNLQEHSMVLVRGGRVKDLPGVRYKIVRGALDTQAVKNRQQARSRYGAKKDKK, encoded by the coding sequence GTGCCCACCATTCAGCAGCTGGTGCGCAAGGGCCGCACGCCGAAGGTCGTCAAGACCAAGGCGCCCGCCCTGAAGGCGAACCCCCAGCAGCGCGGCGTCTGCACCCGCGTCTACACCACCACCCCGAAGAAGCCGAACTCCGCGCTCCGCAAAGTCGCCCGTGTGAAGCTCTCGAACGGCACCGAGGTCACCGCCTACATCCCCGGCGAGGGCCACAACCTGCAGGAGCACTCGATGGTGCTCGTGCGCGGTGGTCGTGTGAAGGACCTCCCCGGCGTCCGCTACAAGATCGTGCGCGGCGCGCTCGACACCCAGGCCGTGAAGAACCGTCAGCAGGCCCGCAGCCGCTACGGCGCGAAGAAGGACAAGAAGTAA